A DNA window from Mastomys coucha isolate ucsf_1 unplaced genomic scaffold, UCSF_Mcou_1 pScaffold21, whole genome shotgun sequence contains the following coding sequences:
- the LOC116101457 gene encoding eukaryotic translation initiation factor 1A, X-chromosomal-like, producing MPKNKGKGGKNRRRGKNENESEKRELVFKEDGQEYAQVIKMLGNRRLEAMRFDGVKRLCHIRGKLRKKVWINTSDIILVGLRDFQDNKANVVLKYNADEARSLKTYGELREHAKTNETDTFGPGDDDEIQFDDIGDD from the coding sequence ATGCCcaagaataaaggaaaaggagGTAAAAACAGGCGTAGAGGGAAGAATGAGAATGAATCCGAAAAGCGAGAGCTTGTGTTCAAGGAGGATGGACAAGAATATGCTCAAGTAATCAAAATGTTGGGAAACAGACGACTGGAAGCCATGCGTTTTGATGGTGTAAAGAGGCTGTGCCACATCAGagggaaattaagaaaaaaggttTGGATAAATACCTCAGATATCATATTGGTGGGCCTCCGAGATTTCCAGGACAACAAAGCCAATGTCGTTTTAAAATACAATGCAGATGAAGCTAGAAGTCTCAAGACCTATGGTGAGCTTCGGGAGCATGCTAAAACCAATGAAACTGATACATTTGGTCCTGGAGATGATGATGAAATTCAGTTCGATGACATTGGGGATGAT